A segment of the Bacteroidales bacterium WCE2008 genome:
CGACGAGAAATACTCCGGATAGCGGCGGGTCATCCTATACGCCTCCGCCTTGCCGATTCTTGCCGGAGCGTAATCACGGTCCAGAGAAAGGGCTTCATCATAATAAGCGATTGCCGTTGTATCGTTGTACATGCCCATCTCGTAGTCTCCCAGCATCGTCAGGACATAAGGAGAAGAGTACTCGTTGACATAATCCTTTAGCACCTTGTAGGCATTCTCGTTGTCGTTCTTCTGGCGGAAGATGTTGTATCTGGCCATGACGGTAGCGTCAGACTTGCCGGAAACGGATTCTAGGGATTCGATAGTAGAGACAGCCTTCTCGGAATTCCCTTCCGCAAGATAGAGATTGGCAAGGGAGTAGAGAATATCTGTCTTTTCCGGATATTCTTCCAGGAGCTTTTCATACAGGGCTATCGCGAGGTCGTTTTCCCTGTTGTACATATAGACTCTGGCGATCGTCTCCTTGTACCAGAAATTTCGGGGATCCAGTTCCATCGCCTTGCGGAGGCAATTCTTGGCGCCGGAGATATCGGTAGTGACATTGCTCAGACCGAGATAATACCAGGCCGCGTCGTTGGAAGGATCCTTGTCGACGATAGCCTTGAATATCTTCCCGGAGATCTCATACTGACCGTTCGTATATGCCTGAACGCCATCCAGAAACGTCAGTTTACGGCCATTCTGGGCGGAAACGGCAAGACCGGTCAGCAATATTACTGTTATAGATATTAATATTTTTTTTATCATAAAATCCTTACAAAAAACACAACAATCATTAGAAAAAGTCGTGCCTAAACCATACAAAAATAATACAAAAATCTTATTTTTGAAGATAGAAACAATCTCGATTTGAAAAGAGGATAAAAAAAAGACATCAAATGCAACGTTTCGGCTGGAACTTGCATCTTGTCAATCGGGAAACCCAGACGGATAAATCCGGAAACGACCCCGGACTCGAGCTGGTAAACGCCTGCAGGAACGGCGACAGGAAAGCGCAGAAAAAGCTTTATGACGCCCTGGCTCCAAAGATGTTCGCCGTATGCCTACGATATATGGGCAACAGGAACGCAGCTGAAGATATTCTGCAGGACGGGTTTGTAACCCTGTTTACCAAACTTGACAGTTACTCGGGAGAAGGTTCCTTTGAAGGATGGGCCCGAAAGATCTTTGTCAACACGGCACTCATGGAACTGAGGAAGAACGATGCTCTGAAAATGAGCGACGACCTCGAGAACGCCAGGGATCTCAGCAGCGGCACGACGACGCAGCTTGAGAATCTGGGCTACCGTGAGCTTCTCGGATTGATTTCCGGTCTCCCTGCTGGATTCAGGACAGTCTTCAACATGTATGTGATCGAAGGCTATTCACACAAGGAGATCGCGGAGAATCTGGGAATAACGGAAGGGACCTCGCGCTCGCAGCTGCAGAGAGCCCGGACGCTGTTGCAAGACAAGATTAAAAAAAAGACATGATGCAAGACACGAATAGAGATTTCGACCTTTACATGAGGTCAATCATGGGAAACGCGCAGGAAGAAGTTCCTTCCCGCGTGTGGAATCGCGTGTCTGCCCGTCTTGATGCAAAAGCAGCCCCGGCATTTGCCTGGTGGCAGAAAGCCGCAGTAGCAGTAGCCGCTGCAGCCGCCATCGTCGCCGGAGTTGTCTATCTCGGTACTACACGTGACAATTCTACCCAACCTCATATAAATACGATCGCCGTCGTCGAGACTCCTCGGACTGAGGAGCAGAAGCCAGCAGCGTTGCTGGCAGACATTCCGACGACAAGGCAGGAAAGAGTCACCGTGAAGGATGTGACTCCTTCTACAGTTGCAGTTCCCGCTGCTGAAGCGGAAGAGACAATACCTGCAGCACATAACCCTGAAACAAAAATTGAAGAACCAGTGGCTCCGGTGACAGATCCGTTCGAGAATCTGCCTTCAGAAGAAAAGACCAGGAGCCGCAAATCCGGAATTTCTGTTACTGCCGGTGCAAGTGTCGGCAGTAATGGGAATCCGAAGGAAGGGACCTTCGGAATGAAACGGACCTCAGCCCTTCCGGGAGCTCCGCGCAAGGAGCTCAGGGAAGTTGGCAAGAGTTCGACCTTCGCTCTCCCGGTGACAGCCGGAATAAGCGTAAGGTTCGACCTCGGGTACAACTGGGCCATCGGCACAGGCCTGAACTGGACTATGCTTGAAAGAAACTTCAACGGCACCTATTCAACCTTCAAAGCTGACGGTACCCTTGACAACGAAATCAATGGAGACATAAAGCACACCCTGCACTATATCGGTCTGCCTGTCAATGTCTTCTACAACATCCTCAGCGGCGAAAGCACCCGGTTCTATGCATTCGCCGGAGGAACATTCGAAAAAGCGGTTTCCAACAGATACAGGATCCCTGCCTCCACCGGAAACCTTATCTACAAGGAAAATGTCAATGGAATTCAGTTCTCGGCCGCTGCCGGTTTTGGAGTAGAATTCCTGCTGAAGAAGAACTTCGGACTGTACTTCGACCCTAGCATACGCTATTACTTTGATTGCAAACAGCCGACAAGTATCCGTACCCAGCAGCCTCTGATGCTGAATCTGGAGCTTGGACTGAGGTTCGACTTCTAAATTTGCACTTCTCAGAAAAAATTAAAAATCACGTTTAAGTGGTGAAATACAGCAGGGAGCGGTAAAGTTTTTCCGCTCCCTGTCTTTTTTATATTCCTTTGGGAAAAAAGGCTATGCTGAAGTTTTACCACACATTGATTCCCCTTCTTCTTGTCGCCGGCTGCGAGCTTCTCGACAACGACATCAAGATGGGCCCGGACCGCTATCAGACAGAAAAGTCAGGGATCCGGGGAGGCAGCTCCGGGGATGGTGCCGGAGGAGAGACGGGGACAATCCCGAAAGACACGCTTCTTTATGTCAGCGGAATCGCTTTTCCGCAAGGATACAACTGGCAGAGGGATACCGCCTTCGGGACAAGCGGCGGAAGGCTGCAACTCTTCAGGAACGGGACATTGATTCTGGATGAAGAAGTGAGCTATACCAACTGTGTAAGCGAGGATCCCGACATGCACAGGATAATAGACGGTCATCTGGTCACGGACTACTCTACGGATTCGGAAACTGTAATAAAGATCGACGGGAAAGAAAAACTGCGATATAGGGGCAGGGAGATGATTGCCGGTATCCTGATCAGAGATGACGGGATATGGACCCTCGGAGAGTCCCGCGACGGAAATGGATTGAAGCTGAGAAAGAATGGCGAAGAAATCTATGTCTCAGGCGGTCATGTCATGCCTCAGATCAACGATATTCTTCCTTCTGACAGACGGCTTTATGAAGACGACGGGGCCATATGCTTTGCCGTTGTCGGTGTCAACGGAAGCGGGAAGGAGTTTCATTATATCGTAATCGACGGAGCCCCTCAACTGCTGGAGATTCCTCCGGAATTCCGTGAGGTATTCGACATACGGAGACACAGAGGCAAGACGGTCATTCTCGGAGGAGGGTCGAAACCGATTCTGGGCATGGACATGGACGGAGAGATGATAAGATGTACTTCGGGCTATCAGGCCAGGAATTTCCGTCTTGCGGTCGATTCTTCGGGGGACCTTTATGCCGTCGGAGAAATCCGGAAGAACAGTTCCGCCGAATTCTGTCCGTCGATATGGATACCCGGCTCGAGTCCGCAGTTTCTGAGCATGAAGACGCCGGCTCTGTTCCTGGCCCGGGACGGCGAAGACTTCGCGTACATCGAGGCGAAGGAAGGACGGGAGATAAAATCGGCCATTATGAATCTGTATCAAGTCAATATTCCATTCAGGAGCAGGCTGGTTTCGCCCAGGGCGGCTGAACTGGCGAACGGGAGGCTGACGGCGGCTCTTACTCCGTACGGGCTTACGGAAAGACCGGCAGTCCTGTGCAGGGACAGTCTTATGCAATATGATATCAACGGTTATCTTACAGGGGTTCAGACAATATTGAAGGAGAAATGATAATAAACATATACAGTGCAAAATGCATCGGGATTGACGCTGTCCCGGTAACGATAGAAATCAACATCACGGCCGGAATCGGCATCCATCTCGTAGGCCTGGCGGATATCGCTGTCAAAGAGAGTCTGCTCAGGACCATGACAGCCCTTCAGTCGATGGGATTCAGGATCCCCGGGAAAAAGATAGTGATCAACCTGGCGCCGGCCGACATGCACAAGAGCGGCAGCGGCTACGATCTTCCGATAGCTCTCGGCATAATAGCCGCCTCGGAGCAGGCCTCCATGCCGGCGTTGGACAAGTATCTGGTCATGGGAGAACTGGGACTGGACGCCAGTGTCAGGGACGTTCCGGGAGGACTTCCGATAACC
Coding sequences within it:
- a CDS encoding RNA polymerase sigma-70 factor, ECF subfamily, with translation MQRFGWNLHLVNRETQTDKSGNDPGLELVNACRNGDRKAQKKLYDALAPKMFAVCLRYMGNRNAAEDILQDGFVTLFTKLDSYSGEGSFEGWARKIFVNTALMELRKNDALKMSDDLENARDLSSGTTTQLENLGYRELLGLISGLPAGFRTVFNMYVIEGYSHKEIAENLGITEGTSRSQLQRARTLLQDKIKKKT
- a CDS encoding Outer membrane protein beta-barrel domain-containing protein, with protein sequence MMQDTNRDFDLYMRSIMGNAQEEVPSRVWNRVSARLDAKAAPAFAWWQKAAVAVAAAAAIVAGVVYLGTTRDNSTQPHINTIAVVETPRTEEQKPAALLADIPTTRQERVTVKDVTPSTVAVPAAEAEETIPAAHNPETKIEEPVAPVTDPFENLPSEEKTRSRKSGISVTAGASVGSNGNPKEGTFGMKRTSALPGAPRKELREVGKSSTFALPVTAGISVRFDLGYNWAIGTGLNWTMLERNFNGTYSTFKADGTLDNEINGDIKHTLHYIGLPVNVFYNILSGESTRFYAFAGGTFEKAVSNRYRIPASTGNLIYKENVNGIQFSAAAGFGVEFLLKKNFGLYFDPSIRYYFDCKQPTSIRTQQPLMLNLELGLRFDF